The following are encoded in a window of Solidesulfovibrio magneticus RS-1 genomic DNA:
- the ribD gene encoding bifunctional diaminohydroxyphosphoribosylaminopyrimidine deaminase/5-amino-6-(5-phosphoribosylamino)uracil reductase RibD: MAPDNDAVFMARALELAERGRGFVTPNPRVGAVLVRDGAIVAEGWHKVFGGPHAEVECLREAEERGIDPAGATMYVTLEPCNHFGKTPPCSRTVLEAGVSRVVIGCLDPNPVAGGGAETLRQGGVAVDVGILGQECRDAVADFVVYKTMGRPYVTLKLAMTLDGRIAARTGDSAWVSGPESRRRVHRMRAASQAVMVGGGTFRADDPRLTHRLEVVDPLSGNPQPLAVVVTRSLPPADARFALVRERSPSLVFLTSEAEARAAAGLALAKRGVRVYGLPLRDEGELDLLPGLTRLRDEARVFRLLCEGGGGLAGQLVAQGLADELALFYAPKVLADAEAVPGFSGRIIPRMADAAGFRFCGLRQVGEDILVTARPAAEPSA, encoded by the coding sequence ATGGCTCCTGACAACGACGCGGTGTTCATGGCCCGGGCCTTGGAGTTGGCCGAGCGCGGCCGGGGATTCGTCACGCCAAACCCCCGCGTGGGCGCGGTGCTTGTGCGCGACGGCGCCATTGTGGCCGAAGGCTGGCACAAGGTGTTCGGCGGCCCCCACGCCGAGGTGGAATGCCTGCGCGAGGCCGAGGAACGGGGCATCGATCCGGCCGGGGCCACGATGTACGTGACCCTGGAGCCGTGCAACCATTTCGGCAAGACCCCGCCGTGTTCGCGCACGGTGCTGGAGGCGGGCGTTTCCCGGGTGGTCATCGGCTGCCTGGACCCCAATCCCGTGGCCGGCGGCGGGGCCGAGACCCTGCGCCAGGGGGGCGTGGCCGTGGACGTCGGCATCCTTGGGCAGGAGTGCCGCGACGCCGTGGCCGATTTCGTGGTCTACAAGACCATGGGCCGGCCCTATGTGACCCTCAAGCTGGCCATGACCCTGGACGGGCGCATCGCCGCCCGCACCGGGGATTCGGCCTGGGTGAGCGGCCCGGAGTCGCGCCGCCGGGTGCACCGGATGCGGGCCGCGTCCCAGGCGGTGATGGTCGGCGGCGGCACCTTCCGCGCCGACGACCCGCGCCTGACCCATCGTCTGGAGGTGGTGGACCCGCTTTCGGGCAATCCCCAGCCCCTGGCCGTGGTGGTCACGCGCTCGCTGCCCCCGGCCGACGCCCGGTTCGCCCTGGTGCGGGAACGCTCCCCGTCCCTGGTCTTTTTGACCAGCGAAGCCGAGGCGCGCGCGGCGGCCGGGTTGGCCCTGGCCAAACGCGGCGTCCGGGTCTACGGCCTGCCGCTGCGCGACGAGGGCGAACTGGATTTGTTGCCGGGACTGACCCGTCTTCGCGACGAAGCCCGGGTGTTTCGGCTCCTGTGCGAAGGCGGCGGCGGTCTGGCCGGCCAGCTCGTGGCCCAGGGGTTGGCCGACGAACTGGCGCTCTTCTACGCGCCCAAGGTGCTGGCCGACGCCGAAGCCGTGCCGGGCTTTTCGGGCCGCATCATCCCGCGCATGGCCGACGCGGCCGGCT
- a CDS encoding deoxycytidylate deaminase, translated as MDKRLPWPDYFMRIAYLVAERSTCLRRKVGAVAVRDRRILATGYNGSPTGTAHCLDIGCLREKLGIPSGERHELCRGLHAEQNVIIQCALHGVPIAGADIYCTTQPCLICTKMLINSQVNHIYFSQGYPDPLSAEMIAEAGIGFDVLEGDHGS; from the coding sequence ATGGACAAACGCCTTCCCTGGCCCGACTATTTCATGCGCATCGCCTATCTGGTGGCCGAACGCAGCACCTGCCTGCGCCGCAAGGTCGGGGCCGTGGCCGTGCGCGACCGCCGCATCCTGGCCACGGGCTACAACGGCTCCCCGACCGGAACCGCCCACTGCCTGGACATCGGCTGCCTGCGCGAAAAGCTCGGCATCCCCTCGGGCGAACGCCATGAGCTGTGCCGGGGCCTGCACGCCGAACAAAACGTCATCATCCAGTGCGCCCTGCACGGCGTGCCCATCGCCGGGGCGGACATCTACTGCACCACCCAGCCCTGCCTGATCTGCACCAAGATGCTCATCAACAGCCAAGTCAACCACATCTATTTCTCCCAGGGCTATCCCGATCCGCTCTCGGCCGAGATGATCGCCGAGGCCGGCATCGGCTTTGACGTGCTGGAGGGCGACCATGGCTCCTGA